The genomic window gaacttaaataattttgtgtgactaaataaaagataaattgtatttaaaaagtatacttaccaccttttgattgaaaatctaaggaattatttatttttgtgtttttatagtttttagagTTGGCTTATATTTCAATGATTTGCTGCAATGATATTTGGTCAGAACAATTCACTTGTCAGAATATTCCGCACTTGCAAAACGCTTAcgaaaaattttctaaaaggtttttgaattaaaaaaggtGAGCAAGTTGGTACCGCTctactgtacattaggtgtcaAGTAGGTCAGTAtgatggatgtgttaaatttgaattcaatgatatattgttgtatacgaaaaacataACCTTCTGACCTAAGCGAAGACGAGTCTGTCAGCCTAtatcactaaatatatttcatgaaatgttttttgatatagttattaaaaatgtattttactattactattgtggtaagttaatttaatttttgcctaaaacattgaatttattaactattataattttagtataataaatataatttaaaacgtattatattattgttataaactatTGAATAAATACCACATTACAGTAAAACAATTTGGATAgtataaaacgataatattttaaaattaattaatttatatttatattttaagaatttatttgtgtatagtaataaaatgtataatatatacgtacatttttgcataatatttcaCCCCACGattatgattttgaattataataaaatatttagtatcgtTATTCATCGTTAAAATATGTGATTCCatccaaatttaaacataaaatatctataaacaataataatattctaaccgtatatttttcaatccaaatttaagttaattaatccCAGTATAAACTACTTATAAGGACAATTATATTACAGACCCATTAATGTGACTCAATCGACACCTACTATGAAAGTTTACTCATTTTTCCACTTTTTTTGTTGGCATATTTctcgattattataaaaggtaCTGGAAATGTTTTACttgaacctaacctaacctaaccttactCCAAATTACCAACTTTATCCAATTTACTGTCAAAAACATCTTCAAATAAGTTGAAAAAACGAAGAGTTGTCACTATCCCAAAAAAAGATATtagacaaacaaaaaatacgtaattttaaaataaatacattcatcgttTCGTTTAATTAACcagaataataattctaaaaaataattataatgctaCGAATCCTTAAACCATGTAAATCGGACGTATTTATAACAGGTCAGGGTTGATTTCACGTGTTCACTCGCAATTCTGAAAGGCTGATCAAACAGCTTTTTGGTCGTCGTTTGGGTGGCAGTTTACTCGCGTACATAATTTTCTTCGGAATGCTAGTCGCGTAATACATTATTGTCTATATatagtaaaagtatttttacacATGTGTGACCGAGCAAATCGACCGAATCTTTGGATGGTATCGCtcggtttatttttattatcatctcCCGACCCTTAATCGCGTTGTTTCGGATGGAAAAATTGACAACGTCGCAGTATATGATATAACTGCAGCATGAAGCTTGTACAACAGTTCAGGGAAGTTTCGTCgctcatatatattatacaatttgtgtatatatttataaatttatatacagtttcaacgttaatatataatatatgcgtgtAATAAAAGTCCACATacaaaaggttaaaaaatatagtacctatactaatgTTTTTACATGACATTATGTAggcgacaataatataaccgaTATCACAACATCAGTGCACACTTAATGTGATTATTAATGTGGTATGCAAATTTGTTTGTCTCGaaatataatctttatttaaattatatgatccTACTTCTctaaaaatttactatttctCGGTCGATGATGGCGACTTAATGAAATTTCTATCCCTATAGAGCGagaatgatatttataatattatatgataattaaacgtattcatcataatatacaactcacgtatatatttcaaaaacaattttattttacgaacaattaagtataaaatactcaaaattcGTAATAATTGTGAGTTGGTCTAACCTGCATCGGCATGGATGTATAAAATACGGttgtttttagataattagcgtttattgtcaaaaaaatgatgacaatttttttaggtgtaaaaagtttaattaactGTATTTAGTTTAAGTATCTAaacgttatttataaatataaaaaaaaaatgttttatctttgaattattgaaaagtCTAACTGAAATTCAGCCAacacaatagtttttaataatacataatataatatcattaaaaatagataggcAATTATACACTCCATTTCATTTTGAGATATGGGTTGTTAAATGTAGCTGATGTGTTTATATATCTGACAAAACAGTTAatgtgattttaatataataataatatagtaacgctgaatttatgtaaatattaataaaatgtaattttatttgtttataagagAGATGaagaattatttgttttgtaaatattatgtgtttctagagtatttttgttgaaaacaaagagaaaattttcgatttaaaataaaatatactatgtactgtcgttttttgataattatcatttctTCAGTCacaaatagtatacattttcgGAGTAAATAATAGCTTTCACCAAATACTGACATTtggtcatttaaaataataatttttattaagattaaaCAATAAAGCCATACTGAAAATCTTTGTTTTCCATACTTAAGTCGCTCaaagtttcataaaattagaggtaaaaacaataaatcccGAAAATTgattaccaaaaaatatagCATATAGATTTTACAATCATAGTTTTGGCAGAATTCCATAGTATGAGTGTagttttttctgaaaattcgTGACTGTTtggatctttttttttttttggtcatgagttgatataatgaatttacaaTTTCCTCTCGATCCACGTTCACTACTATTCCTTACCCCCTCATACCATGATAACACAACATCCATCCTCCTGTTACCATGTCATCACGTCTAGACGCAAGGTAGCCAATATTGTATATGGTAAGCTGAAATGAACACGATCAGAATATTTCGATAGACCAAGCATGTATTTCCTTCAGGTCAATGTTTTTGCAAACcacggtattattataatactatgtatattttataatatttaacagaataaattaaactttgcTATTATCTTATCTGTCTTAAATTTCCACCTTCGTCTGTCCACTTGACTGTTTTTCACTTTCCAATTTATCATCTGCCAATTGACGCTCTGTTGTAGTTATATCGttatttctagaaaaaaactatgtatagATCTTTATGAAATTAGAAAACTGTTGGGTAAATTTAAAGCTAACCTAACCCATAGGATTTTTAACACTAACGtctaataattaacaacattGTGCAAAGAAAGATTATATTTCCTCTGTCagtgaaaagaaaatatagattaaatttacttgCACACCACTGTATAACTactaatatcaattaataatgtttacatcGATGTGgcgatgtataaataaattattttccagaATTAACgttgatatataaaataatagcgaTTCcagtattcattataatttattattagttgtaaCGGTATTCAAAACTACAACTTTGTTATTAGTTAGCCatctattagttattacacatTATGTACGTCACTATTTTtggattctgaacggagtgatgaatgtattgattttacaatgatatatgttttttttttttttttgtgtctgtgtacagcataactagtcaaaataatgcttcaatttcaaactttgagggtggtttccgatgaaaaagtgaatattcttggtgcattatagaggtaaaaattaagcattttccaacagttttaaaaaaaatcgataaaaacaaaaaaaaaaaaatgacggaaaaacgggaatttttacgcaaaaccagttttcgactaaatcgatttttttatatagttgtaattcaaaaactaatcactgtaaaaacttgaaattttcaccaaatgtttatgttagtgttatctatattatacagttaaattctcaaaaatttttgagttatttataaaccactgatattttcgatttttatgcgaaTTGAAGTatcggtaaaaaaaatttggatgaCTAaacaaacttgaaaatttaatacaagattccttatgagttgttctgattgtagataaaaaaaattaaaaatcgttagttacaattttttttttagaagcgtttatagttcaaatttttacgaaatctgtcgaaaacgcgaaaatttgcaagtaattttgaagttgaaaaatcataaaatgtttagtgtttataactaaggattaaaaatacaacactaaatttTCCATAGATTTTTCTTTAAGTAGCTATAGAGATAACTCGAAGcattattataggaaaaattttaagtgcgttttaatttaaaatttttacgaaatcgcgtaacgataacgattaatcctcaaacgattttaaatatttgttattattcaaaaaatataagtcgtagatacttgaaaattttaccagttatttagattagcATTTTCtcaacatgatttaattttcaaaatattttgagtttttttgagctatttatagacaactgaaattttcatttttctgaaaaaaattttttgaagtgtcgataaatttttattggcctaatcaaaatacttggaaattttatataaagttcctcatatgttatttttatagtgattaaaaaattataagaatacataggcacaatttttttttatttgcatttgaagttcaaattttgacaaaaattcgtcaaaatcatgaatatttgcaaattattttgtagttcaaaatttataaaattgtttgtatttatatctaacattaaatattctagactgacaaatcatctccgctcagaatcgtttttcgtatacaatgatacctattattgcgttcaaatttaatctaccctagtccgaggtccaccccaccccctaatgtacagcagagcggtacccacttgctgactttttattgtatgatttcagttatatttttttgtttttatacaaattcttattaatattctttataaacaATCTccactttattaaatatgcttTTCGGGCAGTTTTTAAATACGAGTACGTGACATAAACCACATTTtcgaataattttgatatttaaaagcCTTTCCAGCCATTGTTGTTGAAaacttattgttgttgtttataGGATGTTTTTTAAACTCTATATATTGCTTAACAATTTTAGCAACATCAGTATTATTTGAACGAGATTTAGGATCCACAagcacgttatattattatgcttagcCAAGCAAGCCTCTCGTATGCACAATGCACATATATGTGCATATATACTTGTTACTCGCGTGTCTCCGTCGCGTgcatgtaaaatttaaattgtgattTAATAGCCAGCTCGTGCGTAATAGTCACTGCTAATACTTGTAGTATAATCTCAGCCACTCATAACTGAAGTActcataacaataaaagtgAACAATTTCATCGTAgaattgttttacaataagacaaaaacaaaaatttcaaacggaaatatattttatatacttttgaaaCTTATCTAACTTTGTTGATCCAGTTTGATTATTAAGTGTCCATTTATACAATAcaccaatacatttatttatatatgtatattttgtacctaGAAACAAAGATTTAGTATAAGACAATAAATGTTGTCCTTAACAATCattttaggtaatataattaccaACCCATGGAAATTGTTAAAGGACAGtcgaaattacttttaatattgtcaGCAGTTTGTTGTAATATTGAAGAACTATTGTATTCGagccataaataattattataatagtatagtaaacTAATCACtttgttttatgaaatttcaaatttgcttaaataataataactaggtacttaatttttataatgtaatgttataGATTTAAgaatgtataatttagtagACTCCTGATTGCTATTATATGCCAGTTACACCACTATTGTTTCTCTTATACATCGCGCCACGGGGCTAATCTTTCTTGATAGTATAACATCAATGTTGGTACATAGTCTTCAACAGAGTCTTCATATTTTAGAGTGACGCCATTTTGTGACAAGTTCaagtttgtatttaatatattgcctaaatatttcactatgtaggtacatatttttggGTTATATACTGAATAACGTTCCATTATTCTCTGAACGGTATCCTCGAaacatatctaaaatatataatggtaCAGCTGTGAACTGATATTATAGACGATAcactaattattaagaaatcgCGACCCACggaatactaataaatttgcAATACAATTGTgtaaaagtgaaaaataaatttgttattttgatattaaatattatgtgatattatgtaataaatacacGACTGTTGTACCTACCATcgttgttataacttataatatcaatagcgaagtatataatatatatatatatattaaacaataaaattggcGTTATCAGATCGTATAAATAAACTCACTGACTCGTTTACGTAAATCTTACCTTTATCGTCGCGCTCCGTTTTATGAGaggattaataatttgaacgtTGATAGGTCTGACTGTTTCTACACCAATGTTATACTTTTCATCCGCCCACCACGGTTTCGTGCTTATGTCCGGTTCCCAGTTCACGTCCGGTTCGAATTTCGGTCCGTGGGGTATTCTAAACGGCAGTAAAGATACGCGAGCGCCAGTTTCGAGAAGAAGATGCGTTTTCAGCTACGGTATGAATAAGCACAGAAAGAAAATATCAAGTCGTTAGTTTACGTATATAAGTTACTGCGTGGttttacagttattaatattatattaatcttttattttattatttatcacatcaaaataaataccattcgtaaaattaaataaaaatatcaatcatattataataatgtatatgaatataaattaatgaaaataaatattttactgttgaTTTTAACTTTAAGTGAACTTAATCACTAGTTAACATCTAAAACAGAATATTGATAGATGCatgcatttgaataataaatattatattgtgtatatttattaaaatacgttttgtaaaaaacaatacaatgaaatatttatctttctaTCACTGATTTTGATTctaaatctaattaaaatctataaatctaTATCATTGTTaagtaatacttaaaattaggATGGCCAAATTGCACtttttacctaaaataaatgatcGAATTGTacttaggttaaaaaaaaaaacctctaATGGTCCTAATGGTCTAATTGTACTCAGGTAAACAATAGGTTATTGTCGAACTGCACTTGTACAAAATGTGattcaataaaagtatttgaaaaataaactttaaaactgttaaaattttCTTAGCGAACATtacaaagtatttaatataattttattgatttgttaataccatttaaataacgcggataatttttaataataatgcattaccATGATGAACTACTTAATTCAACttgaaaaatgatttcaaaTTCATCATTGAGAAAATCAGCTGatcaaagttttattaaactatactaaaaattattaaggaaGAAATTGTTAATGCTCCTGTAGAgtgtacaaaattaataagtaataaataaaacataaatgaaatatgaatatatatatatatatatatatatatatatataatgaacatCGAAAAACTATAggattttaacaatatattttaacaatacccATGAGTATTAAAGGAAAATTACTAGAAGACCAAAATTTTCTTCTAAAGATGGAGTTgaacattaatattagaaCTTGAGTTTGAGTATGAGCGACAgtacatataaaaatctatacattttgaagattatttgttttaaaatgttattgttgacgataaatataatttttaacatattactaTACTCACGTTAATTACTCCGAGTCCATCCATTTCGAACCAGTAGGATACGTCTTGCCCGGCTTCTTGGAGTATTGGATTCACGAGGTCTACATCGTGTCCGAACTCTTCGATCAGTTCggatacattttttaccacCCCGTGTATTGTCACCCAACAGTCATCACGCGTATTGTGGCTTGACACTTCTTCTGGCaggaaatatatattgcgccacgtcatataataatagtaatataaatatgtacgtatataaatattattaccactAACTCTTAATGtagagtttttattaaatgattagtTATGGTATTTTATAGGCTACGACGTGCTTATTGAtatgatattgtttaattgttatagtttttcGTCCTGGTAATAGTAAACGGTTATTTACCTACAGCTGCTGGGCGAATCATCAAATCGTTAtcgtgttaataataattattatgatataatttaagtttaatattaaccatatattttaatagttacatttcttagttatttttatttttttgttatagtgtCCGATTTCACGCAAGAGTTGTCCCAAATGTACGAACAACACGCAGCTGAGCTGCAACTGCTAGTCACGAATTTCCGAAAGAAAAACACCGATCTCAGGAAGGACAGGTATATATtctgtatatacatacatacaccaATTATAAAGACTGTTGAACAAAAAgcatatagaatttaaaagagAATCGGACAGGgggaagtttttttttgtcaagaGGCGGAGGTGTTATAGTCGGGTTACCAACAGAAAAAACCTATAGTTGAAACGTAGAAAACGAGTTTACGGTTTCTTGTTTCACTCCTGAAAAACgcgtaattcaatatttttacactcCCAAAAAAATAACTGCAGGTCTCCAGAGAAATACGAAAcgcactatttttattttatattcggaaaaaaaaaataataaactctaataatttaaggaaaattagttttaataccatcgttcttattttttcagaCCATCATTCCCCAgccaattattttacacatggGAGACGTTCTTGCAAGAAGTAGAAACGGACTCAAAGTCAATCAGTGACGTAGCTAGTGTACTTGGTCGGCAAATTTCTAGACCACTTTTAGATAGGTCATTCCATCGAAAAGTTCAGTCACGTAAGGTATTCAGTCAAAGAGACTCATTggaattgattttacaaaaatcagaagataaactattaaaagtaaatatttatattataataatataaaataaaatttaaaataaataatattataatcatgtttCATagggaatattaaattaattttaaatttacttaatttaaagcaCCTTAGAGTGTCTTTTCATTACGTTATTTTACCGTTAGTTATTTGCATTTGATTTTCgcacaaattacaattattgattttaagttGTGTAATACTTACTAATGATGTTTTAACTTCGATATAGTATGTTGAAaactgatataaatatttaaaagaattatgtacctatcatgtacaatttattaagcaTAGGCACTAATAtgtatcgatatttttttttttctaaaagtatcgcaatttattatattcttatattatgttaaatatgcaAGTGGGTTCTGAAGTTTATAAATAGAGAAATGATTATCTTTAGacttcttttatttataaagtttggTCCCAAAATTCCAAAGTCGGGGTACAGTTATTTCAGATGCACCTCTGATTTAcaccttaaaaaaaatcattaaaaattaaagtttactGTGTACAAACTACAATTACCAAAATTGAGTACAAACCAGAATAATCataacatgaaaatatatggtcataatttagataaacCTAATTGGGAGGGAGGTTCTATACTATTATGATACATACAATactatatcgtattataattgttgatcTGCAGTGTAGAGAAGATTACAAACGTTCTTTTCTTGCCCAGCTGTCTTCTCCAAACAGCTCAGCGTCTTTATCTTCTTATCTTGACGCCCACAACGCCTATGTTACTCAGCTTCATGCCACCAATGGCATGGTTGACCAGTATAACCAATACGTTTTACCGCAACTTTTACAGGTAATGGTCCTTTTGTACCatgctatatacattatacatacaatatatttataatttatcgttaTATATCGTTATATAGCATActatatacaactataataatttaatattgcctCAAAATTTCTCATTCTGTTTTTACCTATGTATAGGAATTAGAAGACGTTTACTCGGACTTGTGTATGTCTCTGTCAGACGCAGTTCTCCAAGGATCTGATGTCATATGCAATAaggtactaataatataagaaataggTTTCTACCTTTTCATTGTAATAGTTAAACATATCTTTAATCGACCTGACTGTCTAGTGaagatttatttatctatattaatatgttgtgTACAGTCCAATGATCAGTCGAAGAGATACAATGCTCTAGGATCCCAATGTCGACAGCTGACACCTGGTTTGGATTTGATCGCGTTCGCCCGGTCTTTAACGCCTCTACCCACTACACCGCATCCATCACAGCGGACTCGAAGCTATTGTCCACCACAAGCTCCGGCAGACACCGAGGGATTGATTTTGGAACCTGGCGTAACAGTAAGTCAACCGTCGATTGTATTAATGTCACGTCGATGATGTGTCAGAActttactctttttttttctttcaggAAGCTATAGCACAATTGGCACTAAAAAACGAATTAATTGTCGACAGGCTGGCCAGCTTGGACGTAAGAGCTGGATACGACACTATAAGAGCGGAATTGATGGACCTCGAGTCTCAGATGAAACAGATACAAGATTCGGTGGAAACGTTTAAGCGCTTACAACAAAGGTTTACTAAgtggcataaaaatatattttataataaactgtatgcgaaattaaaaactattgaatCGGTAATAGTCATGAGTATTGAACTACTGtgtaaaaacacattatatgtttaaaaaattggatCTGTGCATGaatatgttcaataatatcatatttatatgtacttgcacatatattataatatcaattcgTATAATATGCTCCTTGCCGATTATTCAGactcataaatgtatttacgaaataacataaaaatataatttttcatatttacacatatattataagtacttttaaataactaatttaatgtgaaaaaatacttaaatcttACGTAACTTTGATAGACAGAACTTGaagtgacataatattattttaactaactaAATAAAGTTATGCAATACAAAACTCCAGATGTCACgtaataaatacatcaacGGCGAAAATGTTGTCATCAGTGTTTTAGACATAAACTCCATCCCGAACTTAAACCAAACTTAATTTAACTGGTAGGCTGCTGGTTTTGAAAGTTAAAACTAGAGGTTTTATGTAATTCGTATACTTATCGATTTCTATGCACAACACTTAGACATTTTAAAGTGGTAATATTTCAAGAACGGACTGCTTTTAATCCTGTTACAGTTTTTATGATCTCCTGTATCTGATCCTATAAACTCATAGCCTAAACAaacataagtaatattttcaactgtatgaatatttatagagtcgattttcatattatacattaatgtaaTTGCAGCTGTTATaacgacaaaataatttgcacacttttagttt from Aphis gossypii isolate Hap1 chromosome 1, ASM2018417v2, whole genome shotgun sequence includes these protein-coding regions:
- the LOC114128468 gene encoding cytochrome b5 domain-containing protein 1: MTWRNIYFLPEEVSSHNTRDDCWVTIHGVVKNVSELIEEFGHDVDLVNPILQEAGQDVSYWFEMDGLGVINLKTHLLLETGARVSLLPFRIPHGPKFEPDVNWEPDISTKPWWADEKYNIGVETVRPINVQIINPLIKRSATIKICFEDTVQRIMERYSVYNPKICTYIVKYLGNILNTNLNLSQNGVTLKYEDSVEDYVPTLMLYYQERLAPWRDV